The Bacteroidota bacterium genome includes the window GCTAATAATAAGATTTTAACATATAAGAATTATTCATTTTATGTTTATTCCCTGATTGATGGTAAGTTATTAAATACAATTCAAACTACTATGGGAGGTGTTAATGAGTATATGCAATTATTTGATGATTATATTTTTTCGAACTCCGGTCAATTAAATCTTAGATATCTATAAATGAAACGAATATGTTTGCGAACAAAACACAAAACACGAATGAAACGAGTTTACGAGTTCACCGAAGGTGATATTGTAAACATAAAGTTATATACTACCTTTAAAATGAATTATTTACGTATGAAATCCAGGCTGTTTTTTATAAGTGTATTTGTTTTCTATATTATGGGTTTGAAAGCTCAAGATATTAGGCTGAGTTTTCAAACCGGATATGGATTTTACAACATGAAATCTTTGTCGGATTTTACCAAAGAAGCATATAAAAGCCTTCCTTTTGAAGCAAAAATCATATCAAATTATCCTCCATATTTTTATTATCAACCAGCCATCAAATTTTCTAATGATCGTTTTGGAATTGGACTGGTTTATTTGTTCCAAACTACTGGGGCTAGAATTTCATCAAAGGATTATTCCGGAGAATATTTATATGATTCAAAAATCAACTGTTATAGTCCTGCTATAGTCTTTGATGCTTTCATAAGAGATTATATTTCTTTTAGATTTAATTTTTTTTTTACAGGCCGGGATGAACCATTCATTATTGAAATTGAATGAATATTTGCGTGTTGATACAATGAAAACTTCCAAAAATTATAAATTTTCAGCCAATAGTTTTTATTTTGAACCGGGATTTAACATTGTTTTTTCAAGAGACCGGATTAGTCTTGAATTAAATATAGGTTATCAAAAGGAATTTATTAGATTTGATTTTGAGCAAATCAGAGGAGATGACTATACTATTCAGGTTAAAAAGAAATTTGCCGATTCGGACATCTGGGATGGACTTAGAACGGGAGTTACAATTTCGTATACATTGTTTAAAATAGGAAATAAAAAAAGTTCAACAAATAAAATCGGCCTGAATTATTAATCACTTTGGAAAAAATTGATCATTCTGTTTTTGTTTTAAAAATAATGATTTAAATTTGCTCCGCTTAGGTTTTGGACCGTCACATCTGACGGAACAATGAAAAGGGAATCAGGTGCAATGCCTGAACAGTACCCGCTGCTGTAAGCTTCATTTACTGTTTTCAACATCTTAGCCACTGTCTTTATACAGGGTGACGGGAAGGCGTTGAAAGAGAAGCAAGTCAGAAGACCTGCCTGAGGGAAATTAACGAACAATGTTCGGGATTAAACATTAAAATTTATCTGTTTTGACTAAGCTGAAATTATTTTTATTGCCCTGCTGGGCTTCTTTTTCTCTTTCGGGAATTTTGTCTGCTCAGGAATGTGATTCGATTAAACCTCTGGAATTGAAGTGTGTCGACATTGTGGAATCGCGTAATGCATATTTCCATGAAGACAGGAAAGTTGTACAGCTCGATTCTTCATTGCGGGCACAGAACAAAACGTTGAATCTGGGAGAATTGCTCTCGCTTACTGCAAACGTCTTTGTCAATGCAAATGGCAGCACAGGAGCTAATTCCGGGGTGTTTATGCGTGGACTGGCTTCCAACCAGACGTCAGTCAACTGGAATAGCTTTCCCATAAACTCCATCACGCTTGGGGGAATGGATCTGTCGATGATACAGCCAGACCTTATGGATAACATATCCTTAAATTATGGCGCATCCGGATCCCTTTATGGAAGTGGCACTTTTGGCGGTTCTATTGACCTGAACAATACACCTGACTGGTACAACCGCATAAACTTCGGGGTGAATTCTGAGCTGGGCAGCTTTGGCAGTCATAAATGTTCCGTCAGACTCAATACGGGAAATAATCAGTTTCAGTATCATGTAAATTATTTTTACCAGCATGCCCAGAACGATTTCCCCTATAACGACAACCTTAAATCCGGGAATCCCAGGCTGAAGATGTTGAACAACAAGTTTGACGACAAGGGCATTATGCAGAATCTTTTTTTCAGATTTGGGCAAAACAACAGCATTGATGCTGGTTTATGGTATCAGGGTAAGGAAAAAGAAATACCGGCTTTGTTGGGCTCCTATTCTTCCAGTCACCAGGTTTTACGGGACAGCACCCTTAAGGCTTATATTAAGTGGAATAAAGTATTTCAGCATTCCTCCTTTACTTTAAAGTCTGCTTTTATGTATGACAATATGCGTTATACAAACAAAGCTGAAGCTGATTCCAGAGATTATATCACCGATTCGAGAATAAGGAACAACAATATTTTCAGTGATGCCACTTATAGGTATTATTTTTCCAGGCATTTGACCTTTGATTTGAATGCCGGTTATACTAATCTTACTGCAAATGTCAGTAGCTACGGGGGCAAAATTAGCGAAAACCGCTGGGCCTTTTCAGCGGGTACAAAAATTCAATATCCCCGGATGACGGCCAATCTTAGCGTAAGAAAGGAATTTGTTCCCGATCAAAAAATCAAGCCATTGTTTTCTCTGGGTGCCAGGTATATGTTGAAAAGTGATCGCTTATACCTTCGGGCCAACGGGGCGAATAAATTCCGCCTTCCTACATTTAACGACAAATACTGGCAACCGGGAGGTAACCGTAATTTGAAACCCGAAGAAGGCTGGACTGCCGATATGGGACTGGAAGCTTATTTGGTCCAGGACAAGGGCGTACAGAATTTATTTCTGGATGTTTCCGCATATACTTCTACCATCAGAAATATGATCGTTTGGACTACAACCAGTCCGCAGAATTTAAAGGAAATCTGGGCCAGGGGAGTGGAATTGTCCCTTAATTATTCCTACAAGGTTCAGGATTTTCTTTTCACTATGAATGCTTTTTACTCTCATTCTCCTTCAACCAATATCAAGGCAACCGACAGCGAAAGCGAAATCATCGGGAAACAGATCATTTATGTGCCTGTTCAGACTTCAAAAGCTTATATGAATTTAAGTTACAGGCAGTTTTATCTTGCTTATTCTGCCGGATACACAGGCCAGCGTTATTCTTCAGAGAATAACGATATCTACAACCGTATGTCTTCTTTTATCTGTTCCAATGTATATGCG containing:
- a CDS encoding TonB-dependent receptor plug domain-containing protein, with translation MTKLKLFLLPCWASFSLSGILSAQECDSIKPLELKCVDIVESRNAYFHEDRKVVQLDSSLRAQNKTLNLGELLSLTANVFVNANGSTGANSGVFMRGLASNQTSVNWNSFPINSITLGGMDLSMIQPDLMDNISLNYGASGSLYGSGTFGGSIDLNNTPDWYNRINFGVNSELGSFGSHKCSVRLNTGNNQFQYHVNYFYQHAQNDFPYNDNLKSGNPRLKMLNNKFDDKGIMQNLFFRFGQNNSIDAGLWYQGKEKEIPALLGSYSSSHQVLRDSTLKAYIKWNKVFQHSSFTLKSAFMYDNMRYTNKAEADSRDYITDSRIRNNNIFSDATYRYYFSRHLTFDLNAGYTNLTANVSSYGGKISENRWAFSAGTKIQYPRMTANLSVRKEFVPDQKIKPLFSLGARYMLKSDRLYLRANGANKFRLPTFNDKYWQPGGNRNLKPEEGWTADMGLEAYLVQDKGVQNLFLDVSAYTSTIRNMIVWTTTSPQNLKEIWARGVELSLNYSYKVQDFLFTMNAFYSHSPSTNIKATDSESEIIGKQIIYVPVQTSKAYMNLSYRQFYLAYSAGYTGQRYSSENNDIYNRMSSFICSNVYAGYTFKIWGVDGGLQFKVSNLFDQQYQLMPGYAMPGRTYYVSLNLGIDKR